The following DNA comes from Micromonospora chokoriensis.
GACCCGGCTGCTACGAGGTGTCCCGGTTTCCCGGAAGGTCTGCCGCAATCATTATCGGACTCGACCCAGCGACGACCGCGTGCTGTCAACGTGTGGATAACGCTGGTCGGTGCTGAGAACTAGCGCAATACGCCGTCCGTGCCGTCGTCGTCCGCGCCCCATACGTCGTCGTCTTCCCTGAGCCAGGTGCCGTGTTGGGACTCTTCGTTGCCGTCGCCGGCCCCGCTGTTCGCCCCAGCCAGGCCGCCCCGGACGCCACCGCCGGCAGCACGGGAGCCCGTGCTGCCGGACCCACCCCTGCCGCCCGCGCCGACCATGCCAGGTGCCATCGCCGCACCGCCCCTGCTGGACGGACCATTGGCACCGCGCCCGGCACCACCGGCACCAGCCGCGCCGCCCATCATCGGCGACATGCCGAGGCTGACCGGGCGGCCCAGGGAACCACCGCCCGGAATGGGGGCACCGGCCCCGCCCAGGCCTGCCGTGCCACCAAGGCCACTGCCCCCAGCGCCCAGGCCAGTCGCGCTGGGCACGCCACCGCCGGCACCGAACCCGGAGTTCACGCCGGTGAGGGTCCCCGTACCTGCGCCTGCCCCGGCCAAGCCGCTGCTGTACTCGCCGGCCAGAACGCCGTCACCGAGGTCGTTGCCGACGCCCGAGGACGCGCCGCTGCCGCTTGGGGCGTTGCCGTCGTAGCCGCCAGTGCCGGCGGAGAGGTCCGGGTGGGTGCCCGAGCCGAAACCTGCCCCGCCAGAGCTGACGTGACCGGTTCCCAGAGGAGGTTCACCGCCGAGACCGCCGGTTGAAGGCCCTCCACCGAGGCTGGCTGCCTGGCCGGCACCGCCGGTGCCCGTCGGACCTTGCAGGTCCACTCCGGTCGGGCCGCTGCCTGTGCGCTTCTCCGACAGATCACCTCCGGGGGTCTCCCGCTCCCGGGCTGCGTAGTCGTCGCTGACCTGGTCGTAGGCTTTGCGCGCGTCCTCGGTGTTGTTGTTGAAGAATTCGCCGATCCGGTCGTTGAGCTGGCCGAGCTTCTCCATCGGCCAACTACCCGCGAAGTCGGCACGAATGCTCGCCTCGAACAGCCCCGTCTCGATGACGATGGCACCATTGCGGGCCGCCGCCAGGTCGCCCACGCACCCCTGTGGGACCGGCATCGCGTTCTGCGCACGCTCCAGATCCTGCGCCGCGGTTTGCAGGACGGTCACGATGCTGTGCTGACCGCCGCCCGACTCCCGGGCGCCGTCCACAATCGTTTCGGCCTGCTTGATCAGCCCTTCCATGTGCGTGCGAAACGCGTCATACGCCGGGCCCTTCCAGCTCTCGCCCAGGTCGATGACGTCGGCGTCCACCAGCCGCTTCACCTCCTCGACGTTGCCCAGCAGCGCCTGCCAGCCCAACGCCGCGCTGGTGATATCGGCCGGCCGGCCGGCGACCAGCACCTGCCGCGCCATGTCCTCCCAGCTCAGGGCGCTCACGTCAGACTCCTTCCGCGCTGGGACCCAGACCCAGGCCGCTGGCCTTCAAGGTCCGCTGCATCTCCTGCGCTGACATCTTGTTCGCGTCTTCGGCGGTGTCGTACTTGCGCTTGACCTCGCGCAGCGCATCGGCCGCCCGGTACATGTCGTCGGAGAGCTTCGTCAGCGACTCCGAGGTCGTCCGGTGCAGAGCATGGTGCGCCGCGGCCAGGCTCAGCCCTTTGGGAAAGCCGCCCAGCGCGCCGCCCGGGCTGGCCAGCGCCGCTTCGCCGCCGAGCAGGTCCTTGATCTCCTCCATGTCGACGGCGAGCCGGCGCAAGTAGCTTGCATGCCGCTCGATGTTGTCGGCGGCCGCTTCCAGACGGTCCGCCTCCCACTCGGTAACGTCGCGCTGACCGGGCCCACCCACGAGCTGCGACGGCGCCGATCCTGCGCCGGCGCGGACGTCATCCTGGCGGAACCCAACGGACGGCCCGTGCGCAGCCACCGTGGCAATAGGCCGCAACGGGCTGCCCGCCGGCATCACATCAGCGACGCCGGGCGGCACCCGCATCCAGGCCCCCACCTGCGGTGGGCTGTTGCCCTCGTCGCTCATCTCCGTCCTCCCCGTTGATCGGTCAGCGATGTATCAGCGCTGGTGCGGGCCGCCCAAGCCCTGGGGCGGTGCGGTCCCGGGCTGCCCCGATCCACCGGGCTGCCCCGGTAGCGCCGCGGGCGGAGGGAATGGGGGTCCGGGCTGCGGCCTGGGCTGATGAGGATGAGGATGCTGCGCATCCGACCGCGGAGGCGGCGAAACTCCCGGCGGGCCGTAGCCGGGCGGCGGGACGCCCGGGTGGCCGTACCCGGGCAGCGGGAACTCCGGACCACCCACCAGCGTTCTGCCCGGTCCGGGTCCGACCGGCGGCGCGGTGCGACGGCGCCGACGGCGGGCGACGACTACGGCCAGCACCACCGCGCCGATGACGACGGTCAGGCACAGCACGCCCGCGACCATGATGCCGGTCTTGTTCTTAACCTTGATGGCGACAGCCGGCCCTTCAGTCTGCCCGCCTGCGGGGGAGGCCGTCGCTCCGTCCGGCTGCGCGCCGGCAGCCAGCAGCGGGTTGACGTCTACGGCTGACACCGGCCGCTGCAGCGCCGCAAGCACATCCACCGCGCCGAAGCCGAACTCCGGATCCCGACCCGGCACCCCCACGTCCCGGGCCGTCCGGATCAGGCGATTGATCACGTTCGCCGCGTCCAGGTCCGGGTAGCGTGACCGCACCAGCGCGACCACCCCGGCCATGATGGCGGTCGCCTGACTAGTGCCCGAGGCAACCGCGTAACCGTTGCCCTCCACCACCGTCGGCACGGGAGCGATGATGTCGTCACCTGATGCAGCGAGGACCACCTCAGGGCCGACGACCGAGGCGCTGGCGAGGCCTCCCGATCGTGTCGTCGCGTTCACCGCAATCACACCAGGCGCGTTCGCCGGGGAGTCGACCGTCCGACCGCCCGCGCCGGTCGCCGCGACGAGCACGACGTTCTTGCTCAGGGCGTACTGGACCGCCTCGACGATCCGGATGCTGGCGGGCTGCTCGAAGCCGATGGACAGGCTGATCACGTCGGCTCCGGCGTCGGTGGCCCAACGGATGTCCCGCGCCACCTCAGCGTCGTTGCCGTTGCCCTCGCTGCCGCTCAGCGCGATCGGCAGGACCTTCGCCTCCGGCGCGATGCCGAGCTGCCGGTTCCGGTCGCCGCCCCGCCCGACGATCAGGCCGGCCATCGACGTGCCGTGTCCCGCCTCCTTATCCCGGTCGATCTGGCCTTGCGGAGATCCCGCCGGGGCGGCACCGGGGCGGCCGGCCAGTTGGCCGGCGAGCGCCGGGTGCGTCGCGTCGACACCGCTGTCGATGACGGCGACGGTCACCCCACGCCCCTTGGTGATCTCATGAGCCTGCGGAATCTGCAGCGCGTCGAGATACCACTGCAGACCGCGTACCGTGTCGGCCGCCGACGCTGGAGCTGGCACGCCCACCACCCCGGACCCGACCACCACGCCGACCATAGACACGGCGACGGCGAACTTCAGCCCCGATCGGCGACCCTTACCCGTACGCACGGCACTCCCCGAACCTCGTTGACCAGCTACGCGTTGCGGCTCCGGTCCGGCTCGAGCCGGACCGGAGCCGCACGTCTGATGTTCTCAGCCCCGCACCTTGGTTGGCCTTGCCTATCTCGGTGGAGACGTCGCTGCGCGGCCAGCACCGACGGCGCCGCCGATCTCATTCAAAATCTTGCCAACGTCCCGGACGGCGGGGCAGTCGCTGCTTCGATCTCAAACACCAGTTCACGCCCTTCCGTCTCTTGTGGCGCTGGATCCGCGAGGCGGCGGTCCTCCAGCGCATGGCCGCCAACCAACCGGCCGCGTTGCAGGTGAGACGCTAGCGCAACGCGTCAAGATCCCGCCACCCTGTGTTACCAGCTGAGCCGGCACGACACCTCGTGCAGGTGATCCGACGGTCGCCATCCACGCCGGACTCGTCGGCAACCCGCCGCACAGTCCGACACCACCGCCGGACCGGAGGTTACCCAACCGTTGGCCAACGGTTGGGTAGCCAACGCGCTGCTCCCCCAGCAAACCCCACCGTCACGACCGCTCTTGGTGGTCGTGAGCACGGGCCAGCCGGTGTGGAAGCCACCCACCGATGACCAGATCCTCCGCGACACCCGAGAATCCCAGCGGGCCGGACCCATCGTCCCGAGACGGCAGACCCGGCCCATACGCCGACAGCTCCACCTTCGGCCACCACCACGACTTCCTTCACGTCGACGTCATCGTCGGTGGCTCGCCGATCTGGATATCGGTGTGGCGCAGCAGCGCCCTTGGCGAGATCAGCGAGTCCACGTTTCGCCGCCAGCTGGCGCGTCGGATCATCGCCGTCTACAGCCGGCGCGGCACGACCGTGGTCGACTTCGACGGCGACCCGACCGTTCGCGACGAGAGCATTGCGGCGGGCCGCGCCTACCGTCCGGTCACCCATGCTGCGGACCTGGCCGGTCTCGACACCGTGGAACAGGTCGACCTGGTCGTACTGCGCTGGCCGCGATCCCAGCCGCTCGCGCGACCCAGGTCGGTCGACGGTGCGGTGGTCGACCTCTTCCGTGCCCTCCGGCTGGTCATCACCCCGGACGGCTTCGCGGTCCTCCTCGTCGAGCAGCGTTCAGCCCAACCGGCGCCCACCGAGATCGTGCGCCTGGCCGGGCTTGTCCCCGAGGCTCACGCCGGTGGGATGAACTACCTCCAGCACGTCCTCGCGGTCACCACACCAGTAGGCCCCACTGCTGACAGCGCAGACGCCGATCCGTCGGCGCCCAGTCGGCACGGCTGGCCGACCGCCCTGCACCTGCTGGTCTTCGTCGGGCGAGCAGGCCACCGTGACTGACCAGCCGGAGACTGCCGCCCACCGCCGTCTGTCGCGTCGCCGCCCAGCTCGTCCACGGGTACGGCCGATCAGCTACCGGCAGGCGTGCGCCTACATCAGCGCCCACCACCAGCAGCTCGAACGACCGCAGGGACACAGGTTTTCCCTCGGGCTGACCAACCACGCCGGCCACCTCATCGGGGTCGCAATGGTCGGCCGTCCCGACGCCCGCCACCACGACGACGGCCTGACCGCCGAAGTCACCCGCCTGGCGACCGACGGGCCACACAACGCGCACTCGGTCCTGCTTGCCGCCGCATGGCGAGTCGCCCGGCGCATGGGCTACCGACGCATGATCACCTACACCCGCAAAGTTCTCGGGTTCGCGATTTCTGAAGTGCTGGTAGCCAGGAACCGGAGCGATGTCGGCGTTCGCTGAGCCTACATCGGGGCTCCGGTTCGCGAACCCGTGACGGGCCCAGCGTGCTGGCGCCGTTGTCTCTCGCCGCCGTGGTCGGTGGCTGAGCTTCGTGGTGGTGCGCTGAAGGGCGTCCGGTGCGTGGATAATCGCGTTTCGGGGCGCCCTTCGCGTCCATACGGCTATGTCGCCGTGATCAGGTCCGGTGGGTCACGGCCAAGCAACTCCTCGTCCCTAGATGCAGGATTCCGTAGTTGCAAATCTGAAGAATCCTGACCAAGCTGCGCTGCTGCCCAGGCCGCGCCACCGCGAGCGTGCAAGCCATCCTCGTCCTGCACCACGTCGAAGCCGACCGCCACGCAGGAGGGAATGGCTGATCATGACAATTTGAGGCCGAAATAATAGGCAACTTTGACATAGGAGTCACTCGATTGATTGACTGAAAGTACTTCTCGCGTTACGTTCAGCGCTCGTCACGCCATTGATGCATGTGCATATCAAGGCGCGTGCGTCACAACGGGAGGACTGATCTTGATCAGGAGTATGCGAACAGCGAGCTTAGCTATCGCCCTGACCGTCGCCTTGCTGTCGACCGGAGCGAGCGCCGTAGCCTCTCCACGGGCATCGGGTCCGTCGCCGGCCGTGGCTCGGCCAGGGCTGGCGCCCGTCGGTGCGGTGGGCACGTACCTCGACGAGAAGGGCAACGTCCTGTCGATGCGGGGGCGGGACGCCGACCTGGTAGCAGGCAGTGCCCTGCTCCTTGGCTGCACGCCGGGCAACGGAGCTGACCAGCCGCACTGGTCGTCGCCTGACGTCTCGGGTCATGGCACCTACGTCAAGGGAACGTGCACCAACAACACGGCTAAGGTCTACAACTGCTTGTACGAGTGGTATACCGACAGCACCTGGCGGCAGAAGGCGTGTTCGAGCACGGTGACGGTGAACGCCGGCGGCGGGAGTGCAAACAGGTCCAACGCCCGGCACGTCTGTCACTCGACCAGCCAACTCATCTCCTGGCGCAATCACGAGGATGTCGACGTCATCGGTGAGGTCGACGACGGCAACAATCCCTACAGGGACGCCAGCGTCTGGTGCGTAGTGAACTAGCTGTAGTGATCAGCAGCGTTGTTGACCGTGGCTGATCGGTGGTTGGCCGCCGAGTGAGGTGCGCCAGCGATGGCAGTTGTAGGTGTGAAGCCAGGCGGGTAGGCCCAGGCTGGCGGGCGTACACGGTCAGTCGGGCGTTACGGTGGGCAATAGAGACCTCCGGTAGGTATGGGCGTCAGCACCTCACACCTCGCCGGAGGTTCCTCCATGGATCGAGCCGACACGCCGTCAACAACGCTCATGGTCACCACAACTAGCGGTCTATTATTCCGACGATGACACTGCAGCCCACTGACGAGTTCTCTGCAGCGGAGTGGCTGTATACGACCGATGTCGGCCCGACGCGGTTGATCACGTTCGGGCCAGCCTCGTTCCCCGCGTACGCACGTCTTCGCTACCTGCCCGATCCGGTCCTTCCGGATATGCGCGAGTCGGACGTGCGGCTGCCATCTCGCCGAACCGCCGAGATCGACATGGCCCGAACAGCGTTGGAGGCCCTCGCCGACTACAGCTCCTCCACGCGCGACTGCTATGTCTGCGTGTGGGAGGGCGGCGCGACGTTCCGGAATCCTGCACTGACTCGCGGACCCATGCTGGACCTTCCGCACCGGCGATACGTCCTGTTCACTGGCACCCTGGGCGACTTGATGGGGTGGGGCGACTTGTTCGACTCCGAAATTTGCTCAGCGCCGGCATTTGTCTGGCCGGCAGATCACGCGTGGTGTTTCGCCAGCGACGTCGACCCTCATTGGGCCGGCATCGGTGCCGACCGTGGGGTTGTCGACCGCCTCGTCGCGGACAGGAACCTCGATGTGGTGCATGCCGACCCGGAAGAGCCGCAGCCGACGTATTACTGAGCCACTTTTTCGTGACGGTGCAGGTCTCGGTAGGGGCGGCAACCCTTTGTCTACATGGGATTAGGCTCCCGGTAAGACCGCAGTCGACCAAGATCCAATGCTCCCCGGCCGGGAGCCTCGCCATGCTGTCTTACCCTGCCGCGATTCCGCTGTCCAGCCATACCCTGAACCACCTCGCCGCGCTCATCCGCCGACACCGTGACCAGCACCGATCCCGAGGGCAGCCCCTCGACCCCGCCCGCCAGGCCCTGCTCGCCCTTTCGCCGAGGACCTACTGACGGCGATCGGTGACCCGGCGGCGCAAGCTCGCGGGTTCTGCCTGTTGGCTGAGCTGGCACTGGCTTTGGTCCGGGCGCAGACCGGGCAGAGCATGGAGGAGCTGATCCAGGAGTTGACTCCGCTCCTCGCCGCTGCGGCCCACTCCGAGCCACCGGAGCCTGACGGCACGCCACCTGTGACGCGTTAGGTGAGCGCTGTGAGGTCGGGTGTTCGACGGTGGCGGCGTAGCGGTTGCCGGCGGCGATGCTCAGGCCGAACAGGTCGGCCAGTCGGCGGACGTCTCCGTTGGTGGCCTGGGCTTCGTCGAGGATGCGGTCTTGGCGGATGTCGGTGGCGGACAACCGGGGTCCGGTAGCCTTCCAGATCCAGGTTCGGCTGACGGGAGCGTCGGTGTTGGCGGTTCGGGTGGTCACGAACAGGTAGGCATTGTTGGTGCGTGGCCACCGGCTGCGGCGGTAGTCGAGCCAAGCGGCCAGTGCCTGCTGAACGGGCTCGGCCAGGGGTATCGCCCGGTCGTAGACGTGCAGCATTCGGTCGCGGACGTCGGTGAGCCGCAGCATCTGCACCTGGCTGGTGCGCACCCCGTGGAAAGCGATGAGCGCGGCGACCGCGGCGTGTGCGGGGTTGGTCGAGGCCAGGGCCTGCGGTAGCGCGGTGAGGTCGACCGGGAGCGGCTGCCGGGTCTCGTGCCGACCGGTGGCGATCCGGGCGGTCGGGTCGGTGAAGATCATCTTCCGGGCCTTTAGCAGTCGAAAGATCGACTTGAGCCCTTGGCCGACCTGTGACCGCGGGTTTCCCGATGGCAGCAGCGCGCGGACCACGTCGTCGGGGGTGATTTCGCGCAGGCTGTCGTGCCCAGATGCCGTCCACTGCAGTAGCGTGGGCAGCGCCCAGCGTAGGTGCAGCTGGATGGTGGTCTCGCTGCGTGGCCGTCGCCGCGGCGGGGTGAGGCTCCCGTGCTTCATGACTTCGAACCATAGGGTCAGCTCTGCCGCCATCGCGTTCGGGAGACGGCAGATCTGACCGGTCGCCCATGCGTCGAGGGCGTGCACGCGGTCATCGGCCAGCATGCCGGCGTCGGCTAGGACTCTGGTCACCGCGTCGACGGGCAGTCTGATGGTGCTGAGCAGTGTCACGTCGCTGGCCCGGACCGGCTCGTCGCGGTGGTCCCTCAGGCCAATCATGATGCGCAGGCCGATGCATACTTCTCGCCGCAGCCGGTCTGTCCAGCCGAGTCGCGCCGTGATAATCGCGGCGTGCTCGTCAAGTTCGGCAACCTGCCGCGGGTCGGCGCGGCGTTGCAGGTCGGCGCGGTCGCTGCCGGTCAGTGTTCTCGGCGTGGCCGGCAACAGGGTGAGCTGCTGCCACGCGGGCCAGACGAGATTGCCGTCGTCGGGCGGCCCGCCCCGGTGCTTTGGCGCGTCGCTCGGCGTGCCGGTCGTGTTGCGGTGCAACATGTTCGCCAGGAACAACTGCTGTCCGTACCGGTTAGCCGCCGCGACGTCCAGGTCGCCGTTGGGCTTGCGATGCAGCACCGACTGCCGGTAACAGAGCCGGCATACCCCGGTCCCCGTAGGCGCGAGGTGCACCACCCGTGCGCAGCAGACGCAGGCACCGGCACCCGGGCTCGCGCGGCGCCACTGCTGACAGCCGAAGCACAGCCAGCTCTGGTTGCGAACGGCACCCCACGCGTAGCAGTCCCGGCAGGCGTCGACCTCGGGTGGCGCATAGCGATGGCAACGCCGGCACAGACCGGACGTGAAGTAGCCAGTCTTGGCGCCGCACCGCACACACGGGGGCGGTGTCACCGGGCCGCCGGGCCAGCAGGTGAAGCAGAATTTCACGCCGCGCATGGCCACCGGCTGCTGCCGGCAGACGGTGCAGCGGGTCAGGCGCGCAGCGTGGACGCTGGGCGGCGCTGTCGTCATGCCGGCGGCAAGGATCGGTTACGGCCCAGCCGCGGTACGACCGGGCTACCGGTTGGCGCAACGTCGGCGTTGGCGGCCCGTTTGAGCTCGTCGCGGCGGGACTTCACCTGCTGCGGCTCGTGAAGCAGCAGCTCCGCCGGGGTGCAGTCCAGCACGGCGCAGAACACGTCGAGGTCGTCCAGGCGGATCGACGTCGGCGTGGTCGTCCACAGCGCCGACATCTTGCCCGCGCTGATCTCCAGTCCGTGCTCGGCCAGCAACCGGCGCATCTCCGTGGACTTCCAGATCCCGCGTTCAGCGGCCTTCAGCCGCAGGTTCCATCGCATCCGCTCACCTCTTCCCGCCAGCGAGCCGGGCCGCAACCCGCTCGTTGGCCTGGGCCCAGGCGCCCTCAATGTGCGATTCGTGCACATGGATATACCGAGTCGTGGTCGACAACCACGAGTGGCCTAGGAGTTCCTGGATCGCCTTGAGGTCCACGCCGCGGGCGTACAACGACGATGCGCAGAAGTGCCGCAGGCCGTGCGGGGTTAACTGGCCATCCCATGCCGGGAGCCACCGCCGCACCGCGTCGGCCAGCCCGGTCCGCAGCGCGTTCGCTCCTGCCCGCAGGCACCTGCCGGTCAGCCGATCGCGGCGCTCGCTGGGCAGCAGCGGCGCGTTCGGGTCGTCCCAGTCGTCGCCGAATTGGTGCCGCACGTCGCGCAGCCACCAGGTCAGTAACTCGTCGACCGCGTTGATCCCGGGCACCAGTCGCGTCTTGGGCCCTCGGCCCCGGCTGCCCTTGCCGTACCGCACGTGCAGCTTGCCCAGCTCACCGAGATCCGGTCGCCAGTCCCTGACGTCCAGCATGACCGACTCGCTGATCCGCAACCCGGCACGGCGCCACAACGACGCCGCCAGGTAGTCGCGGGCAGCGGGCAGAAACTTGCGCGCCTCGGGCAGCCACTCCCGCCACCGGGCAAACAGCTCCTCCACCTCTGCCTGCGACGGCGGCACACGCGGAACGTCGTGGTACGGCTTCGTCGGCCGATTGAACTCATCGATCGGCTGGTCCACGACATGTCCGGTCAGCGTATGGATGTCGCCCTGGTACCGCATCACCAGGAAGCCGTAGAACTGCCGTAGAGCGATCGATTTGTTGTATCGGGTGCTAGTCGCCTGATCCTTCGACGAGCGAAGCCACGCCAGATACCGGTCGGCGTCCGACGCTTCCGCCGTCCATACCGGTCGCTGCAGGAACCGGATGAACTCGAACAGCGTGGCGCGGTGGCTGGCCACCTGCTCATCACCAACGCCGCCGGCCGACATCGCCAGCGCGTACTGATCGAGAAGTTCCTGCTCGAAGTCTTCCGTCTCCTGAGCGGTCACGAGCTCGCGCGGCGAACGGATCGAGCGCACCACTGCCAGCGCCACACCGCACCTCGCGTTCATCCCGGGAACGATCTTTCAACGAATCCCGTAGATAGTTCGGTATTCCCGACCAAACGTCAACCCCGTGCCGGATCACTCGGCGCAGCGTCCCGCCAGCACCGCAGGTCAACCACGAGAAGGAGGTCCCACATGAACTGATGACAAGCCTGGTTACTGACAGGCCCGCCGCCGGCCTACGGGCCGCGGGTTGGAAGGTCATCACCGAAGCCCCTCCCACACGCGGGCGGAATCGGCCCGGCCGGCACCGAGCGCCCCGCGGCGCTGGCGAGGCGACCCGGATTCACTGGCAGGTCACCACCGAGGACTGGCGCACGCGAACCCAAGCCGCTGACCGCGTCCACCGGTGGGCCAGAGATGGACAGGGCCCACGGTGACCGGCCACACCGCAGCCGCGCACGCACCGGCGGACCGGTTGCTCAACCACCGCGAAGGGCTCACCGGCACCCTGCGGCCGGTCCTCGCTGAATGCTCGACCTGGAGCGTCACCCCATGCCGATAGACGCAGGAAAGATGCTCGCTGGCCTGCCCACTCCCTGGCGCGGTTTCCTGGAGGACTGGCATCGGTCACTCCGGTCCGCAACTATCCGGAGACGACCCGCTACAACTACCTGCTCGCCGCGGCACAACTGGCCCGCTACCTGCAGGATCGTGCGAAATCGGCACCTGACACGTCGGAGGCAGCACACGATCCCAGGTCCGTGGCCCGGGCACACGTGGAGGAGTTCCAGGCGTGGATGGTGGATACACGCTCACCCGCAACCGCCCTGAACAAGCACAAAGCTCTGCAGCAGTTCTTCAAATGGCTCGCGCTCGACGAGGAGGAGATCGATCGATCTCCGATGGAGCGCGTTCGGCAGCCCAAGACGCCACAGAAGCTGATACCGATCATGCGCGACGACGACACGAAACGCATCCTGGACACGTGTCGCGGGAGAGCATTCGTCGACCGTCGAGACGAGGCGATCATCCGCCTGCTGTACAACACGGGTGCGCGGCTGTCCGAAGTTGCCAACCTTCATGTTGACGATCTCAGCCTCGCCGACACGGACACTGTCCGCTACCACGGCAAGGGCGCCAAGGACCGCCGGGTACGGCTGGGACCCAAGACCGCGCGGGCCATGAGCCGCTACCTCCGAACGCGGTCCCAGCACAAAGGGTCACTCCTTGCCGGGCTCTGGCTCGCGGACCGCGGCACACGGGCACTTGCGGCCAACGGCATCAAGCTCATGCTGAAACGTCGCGGCCGACGCGCCGGCGTCGCGAACGTCCACGCCCACCGCTGGCGGCACAACTTCGCCCACGAGTGGAAGCGC
Coding sequences within:
- a CDS encoding WXG100 family type VII secretion target, with the protein product MSALSWEDMARQVLVAGRPADITSAALGWQALLGNVEEVKRLVDADVIDLGESWKGPAYDAFRTHMEGLIKQAETIVDGARESGGGQHSIVTVLQTAAQDLERAQNAMPVPQGCVGDLAAARNGAIVIETGLFEASIRADFAGSWPMEKLGQLNDRIGEFFNNNTEDARKAYDQVSDDYAARERETPGGDLSEKRTGSGPTGVDLQGPTGTGGAGQAASLGGGPSTGGLGGEPPLGTGHVSSGGAGFGSGTHPDLSAGTGGYDGNAPSGSGASSGVGNDLGDGVLAGEYSSGLAGAGAGTGTLTGVNSGFGAGGGVPSATGLGAGGSGLGGTAGLGGAGAPIPGGGSLGRPVSLGMSPMMGGAAGAGGAGRGANGPSSRGGAAMAPGMVGAGGRGGSGSTGSRAAGGGVRGGLAGANSGAGDGNEESQHGTWLREDDDVWGADDDGTDGVLR
- a CDS encoding S8 family serine peptidase, whose product is MPAPASAADTVRGLQWYLDALQIPQAHEITKGRGVTVAVIDSGVDATHPALAGQLAGRPGAAPAGSPQGQIDRDKEAGHGTSMAGLIVGRGGDRNRQLGIAPEAKVLPIALSGSEGNGNDAEVARDIRWATDAGADVISLSIGFEQPASIRIVEAVQYALSKNVVLVAATGAGGRTVDSPANAPGVIAVNATTRSGGLASASVVGPEVVLAASGDDIIAPVPTVVEGNGYAVASGTSQATAIMAGVVALVRSRYPDLDAANVINRLIRTARDVGVPGRDPEFGFGAVDVLAALQRPVSAVDVNPLLAAGAQPDGATASPAGGQTEGPAVAIKVKNKTGIMVAGVLCLTVVIGAVVLAVVVARRRRRRTAPPVGPGPGRTLVGGPEFPLPGYGHPGVPPPGYGPPGVSPPPRSDAQHPHPHQPRPQPGPPFPPPAALPGQPGGSGQPGTAPPQGLGGPHQR
- a CDS encoding XF1762 family protein is translated as MTDQPETAAHRRLSRRRPARPRVRPISYRQACAYISAHHQQLERPQGHRFSLGLTNHAGHLIGVAMVGRPDARHHDDGLTAEVTRLATDGPHNAHSVLLAAAWRVARRMGYRRMITYTRKVLGFAISEVLVARNRSDVGVR
- a CDS encoding helix-turn-helix domain-containing protein; this translates as MRWNLRLKAAERGIWKSTEMRRLLAEHGLEISAGKMSALWTTTPTSIRLDDLDVFCAVLDCTPAELLLHEPQQVKSRRDELKRAANADVAPTGSPVVPRLGRNRSLPPA
- a CDS encoding tyrosine-type recombinase/integrase, encoding MALAVVRSIRSPRELVTAQETEDFEQELLDQYALAMSAGGVGDEQVASHRATLFEFIRFLQRPVWTAEASDADRYLAWLRSSKDQATSTRYNKSIALRQFYGFLVMRYQGDIHTLTGHVVDQPIDEFNRPTKPYHDVPRVPPSQAEVEELFARWREWLPEARKFLPAARDYLAASLWRRAGLRISESVMLDVRDWRPDLGELGKLHVRYGKGSRGRGPKTRLVPGINAVDELLTWWLRDVRHQFGDDWDDPNAPLLPSERRDRLTGRCLRAGANALRTGLADAVRRWLPAWDGQLTPHGLRHFCASSLYARGVDLKAIQELLGHSWLSTTTRYIHVHESHIEGAWAQANERVAARLAGGKR
- a CDS encoding tyrosine-type recombinase/integrase; translation: MARYLQDRAKSAPDTSEAAHDPRSVARAHVEEFQAWMVDTRSPATALNKHKALQQFFKWLALDEEEIDRSPMERVRQPKTPQKLIPIMRDDDTKRILDTCRGRAFVDRRDEAIIRLLYNTGARLSEVANLHVDDLSLADTDTVRYHGKGAKDRRVRLGPKTARAMSRYLRTRSQHKGSLLAGLWLADRGTRALAANGIKLMLKRRGRRAGVANVHAHRWRHNFAHEWKRAGGDTGDLMLLLGWTSDDMPRHYGASAAAERAQESQSRVGIGERV